The proteins below come from a single Saccharopolyspora sp. SCSIO 74807 genomic window:
- a CDS encoding MaoC/PaaZ C-terminal domain-containing protein, protein MSTEVDSAPNLSALYLKAVTSGPLRRGGELPQTEYVRRGIEIDQAHLAEYNRVCGFGLRDELPPTYPHVLSFGLSVRLMTDPGFPFPLVGLVHVANSITVHRPLRVTDVLDQRVRVANLRAHPKGKQLDVIAETSVGGELVWSETSTYLRRGKPDDSAPHAERAAEVEPGAPTATWRVPGDQGRRYAAVSGDRNPIHLHPWSAKVLGFPRAIAHGMWTKARALAAFDGRLPESFTVDVDFVKPLLLPSTVEFTEAGPGTGVGPGTGTARPGRDARFAVHSRSGKPHLQGRLR, encoded by the coding sequence ATGAGCACCGAAGTCGACTCCGCCCCGAATCTCTCGGCGCTGTACCTGAAGGCGGTCACCTCCGGCCCGCTGCGGCGCGGCGGGGAACTGCCGCAGACCGAGTACGTGCGCCGCGGCATCGAGATCGACCAGGCGCACCTCGCCGAGTACAACCGGGTCTGCGGGTTCGGGCTGCGCGACGAGCTGCCGCCGACCTACCCGCACGTGCTCTCGTTCGGTCTGTCGGTGCGGTTGATGACCGACCCCGGATTCCCGTTTCCGCTGGTCGGACTGGTGCACGTGGCCAACAGCATCACGGTGCACCGGCCGTTGCGGGTCACCGACGTGCTCGACCAGCGGGTGCGGGTGGCGAACCTGCGCGCGCACCCGAAGGGCAAGCAGCTCGACGTGATCGCCGAGACCAGCGTCGGCGGCGAGCTGGTGTGGAGCGAGACCAGCACCTACCTGCGCCGCGGCAAGCCCGACGACTCCGCGCCGCACGCCGAGCGGGCCGCCGAGGTCGAACCGGGCGCGCCGACCGCGACCTGGCGGGTCCCCGGCGATCAGGGGCGCCGTTATGCGGCGGTGTCCGGGGATCGCAACCCGATCCACCTGCACCCGTGGTCGGCGAAGGTGCTGGGCTTCCCGCGCGCGATCGCGCACGGCATGTGGACGAAGGCGCGGGCGCTGGCGGCGTTCGACGGCAGGCTGCCGGAGTCGTTCACCGTGGACGTCGACTTCGTGAAACCGCTGCTGCTGCCCTCGACCGTCGAGTTCACCGAGGCCGGCCCAGGCACGGGGGTCGGCCCGGGCACGGGAACCGCACGGCCCGGCCGGGACGCCCGGTTCGCCGTGCACTCCCGCTCCGGCAAGCCGCACCTGCAGGGCCGGTTGCGCTGA
- a CDS encoding TetR/AcrR family transcriptional regulator, translated as MQAAGGSQADEDDGDGPRRPRSRRLPRSVRERQILDAAVESFAARGFHLASMDEISEFAGISKPMIYAYLGSKEELFIACIQREANRLIEAIGTAVEPDLRPDEQLWRGLRVFFDYVQRNRASWTILHRQAATGGEPFSSEFAQWRQQAMALISTLLARATESAAQPMQPQQMEPFAAALVGAGESLLDWWVEHPEHTADGLAMRLMNLAWMGFGDLVEGRSWSPRVPDQPE; from the coding sequence ATGCAGGCAGCCGGTGGGAGCCAGGCCGACGAGGACGACGGCGACGGGCCGCGGCGCCCGCGCAGCCGGCGGCTGCCGCGGTCGGTGCGGGAACGCCAAATCCTCGACGCCGCCGTCGAGTCCTTCGCGGCGCGCGGCTTCCACCTCGCGTCGATGGACGAGATCTCGGAGTTCGCGGGCATCTCGAAACCGATGATCTACGCGTACCTCGGTTCCAAGGAAGAGCTGTTCATCGCCTGCATCCAGCGCGAGGCGAACCGGTTGATCGAAGCCATCGGCACGGCGGTCGAACCGGACCTGCGCCCGGACGAGCAGCTCTGGCGCGGGCTGCGGGTGTTCTTCGACTACGTGCAGCGGAACCGGGCGAGCTGGACGATCCTGCACCGCCAGGCCGCGACCGGTGGCGAGCCGTTCTCCTCCGAGTTCGCCCAGTGGCGGCAGCAGGCGATGGCGCTGATCTCGACGTTGCTGGCACGTGCGACCGAATCCGCCGCGCAGCCGATGCAGCCGCAGCAGATGGAGCCGTTCGCCGCGGCCCTGGTCGGTGCGGGGGAGTCGCTGCTGGACTGGTGGGTGGAGCATCCCGAGCACACCGCCGACGGCCTGGCCATGCGCCTGATGAACCTGGCGTGGATGGGCTTCGGCGACCTGGTCGAAGGACGTTCCTGGAGCCCGCGGGTCCCGGACCAGCCGGAGTGA
- a CDS encoding SCP2 sterol-binding domain-containing protein, with amino-acid sequence MSQPDPIGALAEADPKKVGNEEFVELLAAASEHAKQGTADLSALRPEQFAKLISRASAAQVEAVMARPELRVQVLDEVFRRMGEHYKAEKARSTEAVVRWRIGTEDADTVRYETVLTGGTCTVNKEPQHDDPRVTIMITPVEFLKLVSGNASAPVQFMTGKLKVAGDVGFAAGLTKLFQIPKA; translated from the coding sequence ATGTCCCAGCCGGACCCGATCGGCGCGCTCGCCGAGGCAGACCCGAAGAAGGTCGGCAACGAGGAGTTCGTGGAACTCCTGGCAGCCGCCTCCGAGCACGCCAAGCAGGGCACCGCCGACCTCAGCGCGCTGCGGCCGGAGCAGTTCGCCAAGCTCATCTCCCGCGCCTCCGCGGCCCAGGTCGAGGCCGTCATGGCGCGCCCGGAGCTGCGCGTGCAGGTGCTCGACGAGGTGTTCCGGCGGATGGGCGAGCACTACAAGGCCGAGAAGGCGCGCTCCACCGAGGCGGTGGTGCGGTGGCGCATCGGTACCGAGGACGCGGACACCGTGCGCTACGAAACCGTGCTCACCGGCGGCACCTGCACGGTCAACAAGGAGCCGCAGCACGACGACCCGCGGGTCACGATCATGATCACGCCGGTGGAGTTCCTGAAACTGGTCTCCGGCAACGCCTCCGCTCCGGTGCAGTTCATGACCGGCAAGCTGAAGGTCGCCGGGGACGTCGGCTTCGCCGCCGGGCTCACCAAACTCTTCCAGATCCCCAAGGCCTGA
- a CDS encoding acyl-CoA dehydrogenase family protein, translated as MSFSLELSEEHRDLREWVHGFAEKVIRPAAAEWDEREQTPWPVIQEAAKIGLYGFETVATFWADDTGLSLPIANEELFWGDGGIGMAIFGTTLAVAGIFAAGTPDQMAEWVPQCYGDADDPKVAAFCSSEPAAGSDVSAMRTRAVYDEAKDEWVLNGQKAWATNGGIANVHVVQAVVDSELGSRGQAAFVIPPGTKGLESPSKIKKHGLRASHTADVFLDDVRVPGSCLLGGKDKLDEKLARAREGGKAAGGGQAAMKTFELSRPTVGSQALGIARAAYEHALEYAKQRETFGRPIIDNQSIAFTLADMRTEIDAARLLVWRAAWMGRNDEPFTAGEGSMSKLKAGRVATWATERAIQILGGNGYTREFPVERMHRDAKIYDIFEGTEQIQQLVVARSISGRHIQ; from the coding sequence ATGAGCTTCTCCCTTGAACTGAGCGAGGAACACCGCGACCTGCGGGAATGGGTGCACGGATTCGCGGAGAAGGTCATCCGCCCCGCGGCCGCCGAGTGGGACGAGCGGGAGCAGACCCCGTGGCCGGTCATCCAGGAAGCCGCCAAGATCGGCCTCTACGGCTTCGAGACGGTCGCCACGTTCTGGGCCGACGACACCGGTCTGTCGCTGCCGATCGCCAACGAGGAGCTGTTCTGGGGCGACGGCGGCATCGGCATGGCGATCTTCGGCACCACGCTGGCGGTGGCGGGCATCTTCGCCGCGGGCACTCCGGACCAGATGGCCGAGTGGGTGCCGCAGTGCTACGGCGACGCCGACGACCCGAAGGTCGCCGCGTTCTGCTCGTCCGAGCCCGCCGCCGGTTCCGACGTCTCGGCGATGCGCACCCGCGCGGTCTACGACGAGGCCAAGGACGAATGGGTGCTCAACGGCCAGAAGGCGTGGGCCACCAACGGCGGCATCGCGAACGTGCACGTGGTGCAGGCGGTCGTCGACTCCGAGCTGGGCTCGCGCGGGCAGGCCGCGTTCGTGATCCCGCCCGGCACCAAGGGGCTGGAGTCCCCCAGCAAGATCAAGAAGCACGGCCTGCGCGCCTCGCACACCGCCGACGTCTTCCTGGACGACGTGCGGGTGCCCGGCAGTTGCCTGCTCGGCGGCAAGGACAAGCTCGACGAGAAGCTCGCCCGCGCCCGCGAAGGCGGCAAGGCCGCAGGTGGCGGGCAGGCCGCGATGAAGACCTTCGAGCTGTCCCGGCCCACCGTCGGCTCGCAGGCCCTCGGCATCGCGCGCGCCGCCTACGAGCACGCCTTGGAATACGCCAAGCAGCGGGAGACCTTCGGGCGGCCGATCATCGACAACCAGTCGATCGCGTTCACCCTCGCCGACATGCGCACCGAGATCGACGCGGCGCGGCTGCTGGTCTGGCGGGCGGCCTGGATGGGCCGCAACGACGAGCCGTTCACCGCCGGTGAGGGCTCGATGTCGAAGCTCAAGGCCGGGCGGGTCGCCACCTGGGCGACCGAACGCGCGATCCAGATCCTCGGCGGCAACGGCTACACCCGCGAGTTCCCCGTCGAGCGGATGCACCGGGACGCCAAGATCTACGACATCTTCGAGGGCACCGAGCAGATCCAGCAGCTGGTGGTCGCCCGCTCCATCTCGGGCAGGCACATCCAGTAG
- a CDS encoding DUF4232 domain-containing protein has translation MFNNKRSSTGRIAAIAGSAVLAGLLLGGTAQAMPDDHPGYDRYCTADQVDVGITPLDHSTMQAGADVQFTAKPGQSCQLGGAPGLTFLDGQGKPLGISTERAGGDAADHVVDGQHAVNASFHYQVTDPNTGDALPGPTPASVDVAFPGPVAPYTVNVPWNGTSVPGPVSISDVAPAQG, from the coding sequence ATGTTCAACAACAAGCGCAGCAGCACCGGCCGGATCGCCGCGATCGCCGGATCGGCGGTGCTCGCCGGCCTGCTGCTCGGCGGCACGGCGCAGGCCATGCCCGACGACCACCCGGGCTACGACCGCTACTGCACCGCGGACCAGGTCGACGTCGGCATCACGCCGCTCGACCACAGCACGATGCAGGCCGGCGCGGACGTGCAGTTCACCGCGAAGCCGGGCCAGAGCTGCCAGCTCGGCGGCGCGCCCGGGCTGACCTTCCTGGACGGGCAGGGCAAGCCGCTCGGCATCAGCACCGAGCGGGCGGGCGGCGACGCCGCGGACCACGTCGTCGACGGGCAGCACGCGGTGAACGCGAGCTTCCACTACCAGGTCACCGACCCGAACACCGGCGACGCGCTGCCCGGCCCGACGCCGGCGTCGGTGGACGTCGCCTTCCCCGGCCCGGTCGCGCCCTACACCGTGAACGTGCCCTGGAACGGCACTTCCGTGCCCGGCCCGGTCTCGATCAGCGACGTCGCCCCGGCGCAGGGCTGA
- a CDS encoding dihydrolipoamide acetyltransferase family protein, which yields MPQLKHFPLPDVGEGLTEAEILGWKVAPGDAVAVNQVFVEIETAKAAVELPCAYSGKVVELLAEPGQTVEVGTPIISIDLDPDGADAPAAPPANGAPQRTDQDATPNLVGYGPQATSSKRRPRKAPASADTAQEALQGAMQGAPVALQEEPAASWSPPSKRVEPESGSVPQAKPPVRKLAKDLGVDLRALTGSGAGGVITREDVETAARPAPAEPATGAREHRVPIKGVRKATAQAMVQSAFTAPHVTEFLTVDVTPMMQLRERLKSDPEFRDVKITPLAFAAKALCLAVRRTPDVNATWDEAAGEIVYKDYVHLGVAAATPRGLVVPKVRDADGMSLRSLAAALQELTTTARDGKTAPADLVGGTITITNVGVFGVDTGTPILNPGESAILAFGAVRDLPWVVDGQVVPRKVCQLALSFDHRVVDGQQGSRFLADVGALLADPGMALTY from the coding sequence ATGCCGCAGCTCAAGCACTTCCCGCTACCGGACGTCGGGGAAGGGCTCACCGAGGCCGAGATCCTCGGCTGGAAGGTGGCGCCCGGCGACGCGGTCGCGGTGAACCAGGTGTTCGTGGAGATCGAGACGGCCAAGGCGGCGGTCGAGCTGCCGTGCGCCTACTCCGGCAAGGTGGTCGAACTGCTCGCCGAGCCGGGGCAGACCGTCGAGGTCGGCACGCCGATCATCTCGATCGACCTGGACCCCGACGGCGCCGACGCGCCTGCGGCGCCGCCCGCGAACGGTGCACCGCAGCGGACCGACCAGGACGCCACGCCGAACCTGGTCGGTTACGGGCCGCAGGCCACCAGTTCCAAGCGCCGCCCGCGCAAGGCGCCCGCCAGCGCGGACACCGCGCAGGAGGCGTTGCAGGGCGCGATGCAGGGCGCCCCGGTGGCGTTGCAGGAGGAACCGGCCGCGAGCTGGTCCCCGCCGTCCAAGCGGGTCGAGCCGGAATCCGGCTCGGTTCCGCAGGCGAAGCCGCCGGTGCGCAAGCTCGCCAAGGACCTGGGCGTGGACCTGCGCGCGCTGACCGGGTCCGGCGCGGGCGGAGTGATCACCCGCGAGGACGTCGAAACGGCCGCGCGACCGGCACCCGCCGAACCCGCGACCGGAGCCCGGGAGCACCGGGTACCGATCAAGGGCGTCCGCAAGGCCACCGCCCAGGCAATGGTGCAGAGCGCCTTCACCGCACCGCACGTCACGGAGTTCCTCACGGTCGACGTGACGCCGATGATGCAGCTGCGCGAGCGGCTCAAGTCGGACCCGGAGTTCCGGGACGTGAAGATCACTCCGCTGGCGTTCGCCGCGAAGGCGCTGTGCCTGGCCGTGCGCCGGACTCCGGACGTCAACGCGACCTGGGACGAAGCCGCCGGTGAGATCGTCTACAAGGACTACGTGCACCTCGGGGTCGCGGCGGCCACGCCGCGCGGCCTGGTGGTGCCGAAGGTCCGCGACGCCGACGGCATGTCGCTGCGATCGCTCGCGGCTGCGCTGCAGGAGTTGACCACGACCGCGCGCGACGGCAAGACCGCTCCGGCGGACCTGGTCGGCGGCACGATCACGATCACCAACGTCGGCGTGTTCGGCGTGGACACCGGTACCCCGATCCTGAATCCGGGGGAGTCGGCGATCCTCGCGTTCGGCGCGGTCCGGGACCTGCCGTGGGTCGTCGACGGCCAGGTCGTGCCGCGCAAGGTGTGCCAGCTGGCGCTGAGCTTCGACCACCGGGTGGTCGACGGCCAGCAGGGCTCGCGGTTCCTCGCCGACGTCGGCGCGCTGCTCGCCGACCCGGGGATGGCGCTGACCTACTGA
- a CDS encoding alpha-ketoacid dehydrogenase subunit beta, with protein sequence MAAPAMERAGNGARTDQTARTATLAKSLNMGLRAALESDPKVLIMGEDVGKLGGVFRVTDGLQKDFGQHRVLDTPLAEAGIIGTAVGLAIRGFRPVCEIQFDGFIFPGFDQIVSQLAKLHYRSQGKVKMPVVVRVPFGGGIGGVEHHSESPESLFAHVGGLRVVACSNPADAYWMLQQAIASDDPVLFFEPKRRYYEKAELDVAAEPPPLFSSRVLRRGTSATLAAYGPLVSTCLTAADAAAEEGTELEVIDLRTLSPLDLGPVFESVRRTGRLVLASEAPPESSITSEITTRVQQECFYSLEAPVLRATGFDSPYPPSKLEKHYLPDLDRVLDAVDRSLAF encoded by the coding sequence ATGGCCGCGCCCGCGATGGAACGCGCCGGCAACGGCGCCCGCACCGACCAGACCGCGCGGACGGCGACGCTGGCGAAGAGCCTGAACATGGGCCTGCGCGCCGCGCTGGAGAGCGACCCGAAAGTCCTGATCATGGGCGAGGACGTGGGCAAGCTCGGCGGTGTCTTCCGGGTCACCGACGGCCTGCAGAAGGACTTCGGGCAGCACCGCGTGCTGGACACCCCGCTGGCCGAGGCCGGGATCATCGGCACCGCGGTCGGACTGGCCATCCGCGGCTTCCGCCCGGTCTGCGAGATCCAGTTCGACGGGTTCATCTTCCCCGGCTTCGACCAGATCGTCTCGCAGCTGGCGAAGCTGCACTACCGCAGCCAGGGCAAGGTCAAGATGCCGGTCGTGGTGCGGGTGCCGTTCGGCGGCGGCATCGGCGGGGTGGAGCACCACTCGGAGTCGCCGGAGTCGCTGTTCGCGCACGTCGGCGGGCTGCGAGTGGTCGCCTGCTCGAACCCGGCCGACGCCTACTGGATGTTGCAGCAGGCGATCGCCAGCGACGATCCGGTGCTGTTCTTCGAGCCGAAGCGGCGCTACTACGAGAAGGCCGAGCTGGACGTGGCCGCCGAGCCACCGCCGCTGTTCAGCTCGCGCGTGCTGCGCCGGGGCACGTCGGCGACGCTGGCCGCGTACGGGCCGCTGGTGTCGACCTGCCTCACGGCGGCGGACGCCGCCGCCGAGGAGGGCACCGAGCTGGAGGTAATCGACCTGCGCACGCTGTCTCCGCTGGACCTGGGCCCGGTGTTCGAGTCGGTGCGCCGCACCGGCAGGCTGGTGCTGGCCAGCGAGGCGCCGCCGGAGTCGTCGATCACCTCGGAGATCACCACCCGCGTGCAGCAGGAGTGCTTCTACTCGCTGGAGGCGCCGGTGCTGCGGGCGACCGGCTTCGACTCCCCGTACCCGCCGAGCAAGCTGGAGAAGCACTACCTGCCCGATCTCGACCGGGTGCTCGACGCCGTCGACCGCTCGCTGGCGTTCTGA
- the pdhA gene encoding pyruvate dehydrogenase (acetyl-transferring) E1 component subunit alpha, whose product MSPEHWTRPLRPGDEHDNDVATGPPAATAAKPTREQVIAGLRATSEGGADLVQLLTPEGQRVHHPDFGLDIGDEQLRGLYRDMVLVRRFDREGNALQRQGQLGIWVPLLGQEAAQIGAGRALRPRDMAFPSYREHGIAWCRGLDPTELLGIFRGTDHGSWDPVATGMHLYTIVIGNQALNAAGYAMGQKFEGKVGDDDGEATMCFFGDGATSQGDVHEAMVWGSVYDAPLVLFCQNNQWAISEPVERQTRSPLYERAGGYGFPGIRVDGNDVLASLAVSRWALDECRHGNGPVLVEAFTYRMDAHTSSDDPTRYRLADELEAWKLKDPIERLRVHLVREQLADQDFFDGVQAESDELAARFREFCFAMPEPDPERIFSEVYAQPSPELDAQREGYLNYLDGFADQPRGGVR is encoded by the coding sequence ATGTCCCCGGAACACTGGACGCGACCGCTCCGACCAGGAGACGAGCACGACAACGACGTCGCCACCGGCCCCCCTGCCGCTACCGCAGCGAAACCCACACGGGAGCAGGTGATCGCGGGCTTGCGCGCGACGAGCGAAGGTGGAGCCGACCTGGTTCAGCTCCTCACCCCGGAAGGCCAGCGGGTGCACCACCCCGACTTCGGCCTGGACATCGGCGACGAGCAGCTGCGCGGGCTGTACCGCGACATGGTGCTGGTGCGCCGCTTCGACCGCGAAGGCAATGCGCTGCAGCGCCAGGGCCAGCTGGGCATCTGGGTGCCGCTGCTGGGCCAGGAGGCCGCGCAGATCGGCGCGGGCCGCGCGCTGCGCCCGCGGGACATGGCCTTCCCCAGCTACCGCGAGCACGGGATCGCGTGGTGCCGCGGGCTGGACCCGACCGAGCTGCTGGGCATCTTCCGCGGCACCGACCACGGCAGCTGGGACCCGGTGGCCACCGGGATGCACCTGTACACGATCGTCATCGGCAACCAGGCGCTGAACGCGGCCGGCTACGCGATGGGCCAGAAGTTCGAGGGCAAGGTCGGCGACGACGACGGCGAGGCCACCATGTGCTTCTTCGGCGACGGCGCGACCAGCCAGGGCGACGTGCACGAGGCGATGGTCTGGGGTTCGGTCTACGACGCGCCGCTGGTGCTGTTCTGCCAGAACAACCAGTGGGCGATCTCCGAGCCGGTGGAGCGCCAGACCCGCAGCCCGCTGTACGAGCGCGCGGGCGGCTACGGCTTCCCCGGCATCCGCGTCGACGGCAACGACGTGCTGGCCAGCCTCGCGGTCTCGCGCTGGGCGCTGGACGAGTGCAGGCACGGCAACGGGCCGGTGCTGGTCGAAGCGTTCACCTACCGGATGGACGCGCACACCAGCAGCGACGACCCGACCCGCTACCGGCTCGCCGACGAGCTCGAGGCGTGGAAGCTCAAGGACCCGATCGAGCGGCTGCGGGTGCACCTGGTGCGCGAGCAGCTCGCGGATCAGGACTTCTTCGACGGCGTGCAGGCCGAGTCCGACGAACTGGCCGCCCGGTTCCGCGAGTTCTGCTTCGCCATGCCCGAGCCGGATCCGGAACGGATCTTCTCCGAGGTCTACGCCCAGCCCAGTCCCGAACTGGACGCCCAGCGGGAGGGCTACCTGAACTACTTGGACGGCTTCGCCGACCAACCGCGAGGAGGTGTGCGCTGA
- a CDS encoding M20/M25/M40 family metallo-hydrolase, protein MDRSAVRKTVQQAWQDSVLPSLSDLVRIPAVSPAYDADWAAGGRLDAAIAHVRDGIAARGIPGAHLEEVRLPGRTPLLLVDIPASAGAVQETVLLYGHLDKQPPVGGWSEGLDPWTPVVRDGRLYGRGSVDDGYAPYAAISAIEAVRAHGGSHARCVLVLETGEESGSPDMPAYVAHLADRLGHVSLVVCLDSGAADYRRLWLTTSLRGDVRVGVQVRVLDSGQHSGMASGIVPSSFRVLRSLLDRVEDSATGEVLLPELNVQIPPNRVAEARAAIEAVPGMTRDSVPTREGMRPVSEDEVELALNNTWRPAVSVIGAEGLPALADAGNVLRPFTTLALSVRTPPTTDPETALEALRKALSTDVPYGAEVTFPLSDGAAGWNAPEVEPWLSEALDEVSDDVFEGGWRTMGVGGSIPLMGILQDAYPDAQFVVTGALGPGSNAHVPDESLDLAYAAKVSTAIAYALDAHARR, encoded by the coding sequence ATGGATCGTTCCGCCGTGCGCAAGACCGTGCAGCAGGCGTGGCAGGACTCGGTGCTGCCCAGCCTCAGCGACCTCGTCCGGATTCCGGCGGTATCGCCGGCCTACGACGCGGACTGGGCGGCCGGCGGCCGCCTCGACGCCGCGATCGCGCACGTGCGCGACGGGATCGCGGCGCGCGGGATCCCCGGCGCGCACCTCGAAGAAGTCCGGTTGCCCGGGCGCACCCCGCTGCTGCTGGTGGACATCCCGGCCAGTGCCGGAGCCGTGCAGGAGACCGTGCTGCTCTACGGCCACCTGGACAAGCAGCCGCCGGTCGGAGGCTGGTCGGAGGGCCTGGACCCGTGGACGCCGGTGGTGCGCGACGGCCGCCTCTACGGGCGCGGCAGCGTCGACGACGGCTATGCGCCCTACGCCGCGATCAGCGCCATCGAAGCCGTGCGCGCGCACGGCGGCTCGCACGCGCGATGCGTGCTGGTGCTGGAGACCGGTGAGGAGTCCGGCAGCCCGGACATGCCCGCCTACGTGGCGCACCTGGCCGACCGGCTCGGGCACGTGTCGCTGGTGGTGTGCCTGGATTCCGGTGCGGCGGACTACCGGCGGTTGTGGCTGACGACCTCGCTGCGCGGGGACGTGCGGGTGGGCGTGCAGGTGCGGGTGCTCGACAGCGGCCAGCACTCCGGCATGGCCAGCGGAATCGTGCCGAGCTCGTTCCGCGTCCTGCGCAGCCTGCTGGACCGGGTCGAGGACTCCGCTACCGGCGAAGTGCTGCTGCCGGAGCTGAACGTGCAGATCCCGCCCAACCGCGTCGCCGAGGCTCGCGCGGCGATCGAAGCCGTGCCCGGCATGACCCGTGACTCGGTGCCCACCAGGGAAGGGATGCGCCCGGTCAGCGAGGACGAGGTCGAACTCGCGTTGAACAACACCTGGCGCCCCGCGGTGTCGGTCATCGGCGCGGAGGGGCTACCGGCGCTGGCGGACGCGGGCAACGTGCTGCGCCCGTTCACCACGCTCGCGCTGAGCGTGCGCACTCCGCCGACCACGGACCCGGAGACCGCGCTGGAGGCGCTGCGCAAGGCGCTGTCCACGGACGTGCCCTACGGCGCCGAAGTGACCTTCCCGCTCTCCGACGGCGCCGCGGGCTGGAACGCCCCGGAAGTCGAGCCGTGGCTGTCCGAGGCGCTGGACGAGGTCAGCGACGACGTGTTCGAGGGCGGCTGGCGCACCATGGGCGTCGGCGGATCCATCCCGCTGATGGGCATCCTGCAGGACGCCTACCCGGACGCCCAGTTCGTGGTGACCGGGGCGCTGGGGCCGGGCAGCAACGCCCACGTGCCGGACGAATCGCTGGACCTCGCCTACGCGGCCAAGGTCAGCACCGCGATCGCCTACGCACTGGACGCGCACGCCCGGCGCTGA
- a CDS encoding PspC domain-containing protein, giving the protein MSSLTRPKHGTLIAGVCAGLADRFGMKTGLVRFLFILSCLLPGPQFVLYIVLWIVMPKNSY; this is encoded by the coding sequence ATGAGCAGCCTGACCCGACCCAAGCACGGCACTTTGATCGCGGGGGTGTGCGCCGGGCTGGCCGACCGGTTCGGCATGAAGACCGGCCTGGTGCGGTTCCTGTTCATCCTGTCGTGCCTGCTGCCGGGCCCGCAGTTCGTGCTCTACATCGTGCTGTGGATCGTGATGCCCAAGAACTCCTACTGA
- a CDS encoding endonuclease/exonuclease/phosphatase family protein, translating into MTDGHLSSGVARRLSLAGALLACVGFAVPAAADTATAAPAAGFDVLQLNVCHSGSAECPSTGNAVESGIAAVRERAPRIVTINEVCAHDVTKMTRETGYHAEFTPARAADGAPAACTDGRGDYGIAVLAHPDLGAVSGAVTEQVFTAQDGTGQQRVALCAPFSSFAACTSQLSAADPQVAAQQCAELSEVATGLGRPTVLGGDLNLRHGAAPDVQDCVPSGWVRTGDGSVQHVFNSADFAFERTENLPLDGTDYPGLVVELSH; encoded by the coding sequence ATGACCGACGGCCACTTATCCAGCGGAGTAGCCCGGCGGCTCTCGCTCGCGGGCGCGTTGCTCGCCTGCGTGGGCTTCGCCGTACCGGCCGCCGCGGACACCGCGACGGCCGCGCCCGCAGCCGGGTTCGATGTGCTGCAGCTCAACGTTTGCCACAGCGGTTCCGCGGAGTGCCCCTCGACGGGCAACGCGGTCGAGTCCGGGATCGCAGCCGTGCGGGAGCGCGCCCCGAGGATCGTCACGATCAACGAGGTCTGCGCGCACGACGTCACGAAGATGACCCGCGAAACCGGTTACCACGCCGAATTCACCCCGGCGCGTGCCGCCGACGGCGCGCCGGCGGCCTGCACCGACGGCCGCGGCGACTACGGCATCGCGGTGCTCGCCCACCCCGACCTCGGAGCGGTCAGCGGCGCGGTCACCGAGCAGGTCTTCACCGCGCAGGACGGCACCGGGCAGCAGCGGGTCGCGCTGTGCGCACCGTTCTCCTCGTTCGCGGCCTGCACCTCGCAGCTTTCGGCGGCCGATCCGCAGGTCGCCGCGCAGCAGTGCGCGGAGCTCAGCGAGGTGGCCACCGGCCTGGGCAGGCCGACGGTGCTCGGCGGCGATTTGAACCTGCGCCACGGCGCGGCACCGGACGTGCAGGACTGCGTGCCCAGCGGTTGGGTGCGGACCGGCGACGGCTCGGTGCAGCACGTGTTCAACAGCGCCGACTTCGCCTTCGAGCGGACCGAGAACCTCCCGCTCGACGGGACCGACTACCCGGGCTTGGTCGTCGAGCTCTCGCACTGA